The uncultured Flavobacterium sp. genome has a window encoding:
- a CDS encoding CHRD domain-containing protein: MKTLLRFSAIFLLYLIGVSCSSHNDTPYTPVMVTFAADLTPVAGTGSMAHGNATLTLNQDAKTFQITVTYTGITPNHGHIHGADGAIVFPFPDAVVATSPIMLNFNITDAQMAELMANHYYVNLHTIAFPAGEISGTLIKTGTSGGGGGGGGGGY; encoded by the coding sequence ATGAAAACGCTTCTCAGATTTTCAGCAATTTTCCTTTTGTATTTAATTGGAGTTTCTTGCTCCAGTCATAATGATACACCTTATACACCAGTCATGGTCACCTTTGCAGCTGATTTAACCCCAGTTGCCGGTACAGGTTCAATGGCTCATGGTAATGCAACGCTTACACTTAATCAGGACGCCAAAACATTTCAAATTACCGTGACCTATACAGGAATTACACCTAACCATGGTCATATACATGGTGCTGACGGAGCAATTGTATTTCCTTTTCCTGATGCTGTTGTTGCTACTTCTCCAATAATGCTGAATTTTAACATCACTGATGCTCAAATGGCTGAACTTATGGCAAATCACTATTATGTAAACTTACATACTATTGCTTTTCCTGCTGGAGAAATAAGCGGAACACTTATTAAAACTGGAACCTCCGGAGGTGGTGGAGGTGGCGGTGGAGGCGGCTATTAA